In Dromiciops gliroides isolate mDroGli1 chromosome 4, mDroGli1.pri, whole genome shotgun sequence, one DNA window encodes the following:
- the TEX38 gene encoding testis-expressed protein 38 → MDSRGERLSIPGVWLPLYFGVLGLCSLVIGGCMVFLHWRKKVRREEQAQEWVEVMQAATFTYSPLLYWINKRRQYGMNTGVRVDVPVASPKPEALKPLTSLQKGGGSASSARFLMSPASAPPLGCYPTPAPHNPIFQEVTFAPSLCNVPPMVNHSASYPFTASPERSVQFHSLPALAVGDYRFKSKGLAFEL, encoded by the exons ATGGACTCCCGAGGAGAGCGGCTGAGCATCCCTGGTG TCTGGCTCCCACTGTACTTCGGGGTCTTGGGACTGTGCTCTCTGGTTATCGGCGGCTGCATGGTCTTCCTCCACTGGAGGAAGAAGGTTCGGAGGGAAGAGCAGGCCCAGGAGTGGGTGGAGGTGATGCAGGCAGCCACCTTCACCTACAGCCCCCTCCTCTACTGGATCAACAAACGTCGGCAGTATGGCATGAACACCGGAGTCAGAGTGGATGTTCCAGTGGCCAGCCCCAAGCCAGAGGCCCTCAAGCCGCTGACTAGCCTCCAGAAAGGAGGGGGCAGTGCCTCCTCAGCAAGATTCCTCATGTCCCCGGCCTCTGCGCCACCCCTGGGCTGTTACCCAACCCCAGCACCACACAACCCCATCTTCCAGGAGGTGACCTTTGCCCCTTCACTGTGCAACGTGCCACCCATGGTGAACCACTCTGCCTCTTACCCTTTTACCGCCAGTCCTGAGAGGAGTGTCCAGTTTCATTCTCTGCCAGCTCTGGCCGTTGGCGACTATCGCTTTAAGTCTAAGGGCTTGGCCTTTGAGCTGTAA